The genomic interval TTTTATTAACTCTAATATAGAAATAGCTGCAATGGCTTCTATAACAACTAAGACTCTTTGAACTATACAAGGATCGTGTCTCCCATTTACACTTAGAACTTCCTCTGTCATATTTTTTATATTTATAGTTCTTTGTTCTTTAGAAATAGATGGTGTAGGTTTTATAACAACTCTGAATATAACTGGCATTCCATTTGATATTCCACCAGTTATTCCTCCATTATTATTAGAGTATGTCTTAACTTTTTCATCTTCTATGAAATATTCGTCATTTGCTTCTGAACCTTTCATATTTGCAAAGTCAAAACCTGCTCCAAATTCAATTCCCTTTACAGCAGGCACTGAAAAAGCTAAATGAGCTATGGTACTTTCTAAAGAATCAAAGAATGGATTTCCTATACCAGCCTCTAATCCTACTATGGCGCACTCAACAATTCCTCCAATAGAATCTCCTTCCATTCTATATGAAGTAATCTCTTCCTTAATTTCTTCTATTTTATTTGTATCTATTACTGGAAGTTCTTTAGTTAAAAGTTCTTCTAAATCTTCTTTCTTTAAATTTAATGCATCAAAGGAAGAATCCTTAACTTTTCCAACTTGCTTAATATGAGAAGCAATAGTTATACCTTTTTCCTTAAGTATTTCCTTAGCTAAGGCTCCAGCAAAAACTAATGGAGCTGTTATTCTTCCTGAGAAATGTCCTCCCCCTCTATAATCATTAAAGCCATTATATCTTATGTATCCTGGGAAATCTGCATGGCCTGGTCTCATTACATCTTTTATTTTTGAATAATCCCTAGATCTTTTATCTGTATTTCTTATTATCATTGAAATAGGAGCCCCTGTGGTGATTCCATTAAATATTCCACTTAAAATTTCTGGTTTATCCCCTTCTTTTCTTTGAGTTGATAAACTATTTCTTCCTGGTGCTCTTCTTTCCATATCTTTTTCTATGTTATCCATATTTATTTTTATTCCAGGTTCTATTCCATCTATTACTATTCCTATTCCTTCTCCGTGGGACTCTCCAAATATAGATAATTTTATTTTATTACCCCAAACTCCGCCCATTTCTTTGCTTTTAAAGCATATTATCTCTAAAAGCTTCCTCCTTTCGTTAAATATTCTATATATTATTCTTCTCTTAAAATTCCACCTAAGCTCTTAAAATCTTCCCAAAATCCTGGATAAGATTTTTTAACACAGTCTGGTTCACTTATAATAACCTCTTCCTTGCATCTTGTAGAAGCAATAGCCAAACTCATAGCTATTCTATGATCTTTATGACTATATACTTCTCCTCCTATTAATTCTTTAACTCCATTTATTATAAGGCCATCTTTTAATTCCTTTATATCTGCACCTAGTTTATTAAGCTCTGTACATATAGCATTTAATCTATCACATTCTTTTATTCTAAGTCTTTCTCCGTTTATAATCCTAGTCTCTCCCTTACTTAAAGCAGCAACCACTGTCAAAACAGGAATTATATCTGGGCATTGTGAAGCATCTATAATTGTTCCATTTAAATCCCCATGAATTATACTTAAAGACTCTTCTTGATTTTCTATAAGCCTAGCACCCATACCCTCTAATATTTCAATGCATTCCTTATCTCCTTGATAAGAACTTAAATCTAAATCAAGACAATTTATTTCTGAGCCTAAAGCCCCTGCTGAAAAATAAAAAGCAGCCTGTGAGTAATCACCTTCAACCTTATAATTCATAGGCTTATAACTTTGATTACCCTTTATTAAAAATTCTCTATAATTATTATTTTTTATTGTAACTCCAAACTTTTCTATCATGTCTAAAGTTAAATCTATATATCCTTTAGATTCAAGTTCTGTAGTTATTATTATTTTAGAATCCTCTTTTAATAAAGGAAGAGTAAATAATAAACCACTTATAAATTGAGAACTTATATTTCCCTTAACTTTGAATTCTCCACCTTTTAAGCTTCCTTCTATATTCAAATCAAGATTTTCTTCCTCATAGGAATACTTAACTTCTTGCTCCTCAAAAATCTCATAATAAGTTTTTAATGGTCTTTTCCCTAAATTTCCTCTACCGATAAAATTAACTCTATTATCTTTTATTAAGGAAATCGGAACTAAAAATCTTAAAGTGGAACCTGATTCATTACAATCAATAACTTTATAATTAGAATCCTTTAAAATATTTTCTCCATTTATAATTAGTTTATCTTTTTCTACTTTTATATTTGCTCCTAAAGATTTCATACCTTCCATAGTTGCAATAATATCTTCTGAAAAATCTATGTTAGAAATAACACTTTCTCCTTTGCTTAAAGAAGCACAAATAATAGCTCTATGAGCCATACTTTTAGAAGGTGGTATTTTTACACTTCCCTTTAACTTACTAGGAGTTATAATTACCTTTTTCACTTTTACCCACTCCCTATACTTATTTTCAAATTACACTATAAATTTTATCCTCTGTTTTAAACCAATATTAATTCTAAATTTAAAAACTAGAGAAATAATTAAATTAGCTCTAAATTCCTTTATGAAGCCAAGTTGTTAAGTTATTTATAAAGTAATAACTTTAAATTAATATTCACTTAACTCCCTATGCCTTTATTCAAAAAATTCTACAGTTGTATTATATATATACCCTTCCCCAATATCTTTTAAAAGGATAACATTTAAATTTCCATTTAAATTCTTCTTATCTAATTTTATAGCTTCTCTAGCTAATCCATTATCTTCAATATTAACATCAGTATTTAATCCATACTTCTTTAATAAACTTTCAATTCTTTCTGCTGTTCCTTTTTTAGTAAGATCCTTTTCTTCTGCAATCTTGCTTATCATATTCATTCCTATGGCAACAGCTTCCCCATGAGAATAAGTTTCATAATTATAAATTTGCTCTATGGCATGACCTAAAGTATGACCAAAGTTTAGAATCATTCTTTCTCCTAAATCTTTTTCATCATTTTCAACCACTTCTCTTTTTATATTGCAGCATTCATAAATAATTTCTCCAATATTCTCTTTTAGATCCTCTTTATTTTCAAAGCCCTCTAACTTTTCAAATAACTCTTTACTCTTAATACATCCATATTTTATTACCTCTCCAAGGCCATCATTAAAATATTTTTCTGGAAGTGTTCCAAGCATATTTGGATCTATTAATACTAATTCTGGATGATAAAAGCTTCCTACTAAATTCTTACCCCTTTCTAAGTCAACAGCTACCTTACCACCAACACTAGAATCAACTTGAGCTAATAATGATGTAGGTATTTGTATAAAGCTAATTCCTCTTAAAAAAGTTGAGGCAACAAAACCTGCAAGATCTCCAACAACACCGCCACCTAGAGCTATGATTAAATCACTTCTAGTTAGTTTAAAATCTAAAAGTTTATTATATATTCCTGGTAATACGCTAAAAGATTTACTCTTTTCTCCTGGTGTAACAGAAATAACTTCAACTTCAAAACCTTCACTTTCTATATTTTTCTTTATAGCCTCTCCATATATATCATTTAAATTATCATCAATTATAATAGCTACTTTTTTCCCATCAAATACAGTTTTTATGTATTCTCCAAAATAATCCTTTAAATCCTTTTGAATTACTATATCATAACTTTTTTCATCTAAATTTACTCTTAAAACTTTCATTTTTATCACTCCAAACCCTTTAATTTTATGTTTCATAAAAATATTAATTTTATTATGTTATTTCTATTTAAGTATAAATTTAATGGGAGTTTAAACACTCCCACTAAATTAAATAATATTCTATAACTCTCTACCAACAGCCTTTGCGATAGCTCTTAAATCTTCTAAAAGCTTGCCGTACTCTTCTGGTTTAATTGACTGTTGACCATCACATAAGGCATTAGCAGGGTCATTATGTACTTCTATTATTAATCCATCTGCACCTACAGCTATGGCTGCCTTTGATAAAGGGTCTACCATCCATGACTTTCCTGCTGCATGGCTTGGATCAACAATTACTGGTAAATGACTTAGTTTTTTTATAGCAGGTATTGCACTTAAGTCTAAGGTATTTCTTGTATAAGTTTCAAAGGTTCTAATTCCTCTTTCACAAAGAATTACATTTTCATTTCCACCGGCCATTATGTACTCTGCTGACATTATAAGTTCCTCTATTGTAGCTGACAATCCTCTTTTTAAAAGAATAGGTTTTTTTGTCTTTCCAAGCTCTTTTAAAAGATCAAAGTTTTGCATATTTCTTGCTCCAACTTGAATAACATCAACATCTTCAATAAACTTTTCTATCATACTAGTTGACATTATTTCCGTAACTATAGGAAGACCTGTTTTTTCCTTAGCCTTTTTTAGAAGCTCCAATCCTTCAAGTTCTAACCCTTGGAAACTGTATGGTGAAGTTCTTGGTTTAAATGCACCACCTCTTAAGAAACTTGCCCCTAATGCCTTAACTTCTTTGGCTATTTCAGTTATTTGTTCCTCACTCTCTACGGAACAAGGGCCAGCTATTAATGCTATTTTCTTATCACCAATTTTATTTCCTAAGACATCAATTATAGAGTTCTCTGGATGGAATAATCTATTTGCCTTTTTAAAGGGCTCTTGAACAGGCATTATTCTCTCTACATTTTTGTTTGCTTCTACTTTAGCAGGATCTATTTTACTTGTATCTCCAACTAAACCAATTACACACATTTCACTTCCAGAAATTCTTTGAGTCTCAACTCCAAGTGATTCTATCTTTTTTATCAATTTTAAAATCTCCTCTTCCTTTGTTCCTGGTTTTAATATAACTATCATAATTCGCCCTCCTTTTTTATTTTAACCTTTTTATCTAAAATAGTCTAAATGTAAAATTAAACTGTTTAAATTATACTATTGCAAAAAAATAGAACCCACTTTAATGAGTTCTATCAAATAAATTATAATACAATATTACTATAATATTAATATCTATCACGCTAATTATACAAACCCATTAGTTAAAAGAGCATAGTTTTTGTTGCACATAAAAGATCCAGCGCTAAAATGAAAGCCCCAGCTAGAGTAAAAGCTATAAAATTGTGCTACTAATCCCTTTACTAATAAATTTAGCATAACATCCTCCAAAAAATTTTTAAACAGTTATTTCTAAACTTTTTTAAATTTATTATACACTTTGTAATTTCAAAGTCAATAAAA from Clostridium perfringens carries:
- the aroC gene encoding chorismate synthase, yielding MGGVWGNKIKLSIFGESHGEGIGIVIDGIEPGIKINMDNIEKDMERRAPGRNSLSTQRKEGDKPEILSGIFNGITTGAPISMIIRNTDKRSRDYSKIKDVMRPGHADFPGYIRYNGFNDYRGGGHFSGRITAPLVFAGALAKEILKEKGITIASHIKQVGKVKDSSFDALNLKKEDLEELLTKELPVIDTNKIEEIKEEITSYRMEGDSIGGIVECAIVGLEAGIGNPFFDSLESTIAHLAFSVPAVKGIEFGAGFDFANMKGSEANDEYFIEDEKVKTYSNNNGGITGGISNGMPVIFRVVIKPTPSISKEQRTINIKNMTEEVLSVNGRHDPCIVQRVLVVIEAIAAISILELIK
- the aroA gene encoding 3-phosphoshikimate 1-carboxyvinyltransferase; this translates as MKKVIITPSKLKGSVKIPPSKSMAHRAIICASLSKGESVISNIDFSEDIIATMEGMKSLGANIKVEKDKLIINGENILKDSNYKVIDCNESGSTLRFLVPISLIKDNRVNFIGRGNLGKRPLKTYYEIFEEQEVKYSYEEENLDLNIEGSLKGGEFKVKGNISSQFISGLLFTLPLLKEDSKIIITTELESKGYIDLTLDMIEKFGVTIKNNNYREFLIKGNQSYKPMNYKVEGDYSQAAFYFSAGALGSEINCLDLDLSSYQGDKECIEILEGMGARLIENQEESLSIIHGDLNGTIIDASQCPDIIPVLTVVAALSKGETRIINGERLRIKECDRLNAICTELNKLGADIKELKDGLIINGVKELIGGEVYSHKDHRIAMSLAIASTRCKEEVIISEPDCVKKSYPGFWEDFKSLGGILREE
- the aroB gene encoding 3-dehydroquinate synthase, whose protein sequence is MKVLRVNLDEKSYDIVIQKDLKDYFGEYIKTVFDGKKVAIIIDDNLNDIYGEAIKKNIESEGFEVEVISVTPGEKSKSFSVLPGIYNKLLDFKLTRSDLIIALGGGVVGDLAGFVASTFLRGISFIQIPTSLLAQVDSSVGGKVAVDLERGKNLVGSFYHPELVLIDPNMLGTLPEKYFNDGLGEVIKYGCIKSKELFEKLEGFENKEDLKENIGEIIYECCNIKREVVENDEKDLGERMILNFGHTLGHAIEQIYNYETYSHGEAVAIGMNMISKIAEEKDLTKKGTAERIESLLKKYGLNTDVNIEDNGLAREAIKLDKKNLNGNLNVILLKDIGEGYIYNTTVEFFE
- the aroF gene encoding 3-deoxy-7-phosphoheptulonate synthase; amino-acid sequence: MIVILKPGTKEEEILKLIKKIESLGVETQRISGSEMCVIGLVGDTSKIDPAKVEANKNVERIMPVQEPFKKANRLFHPENSIIDVLGNKIGDKKIALIAGPCSVESEEQITEIAKEVKALGASFLRGGAFKPRTSPYSFQGLELEGLELLKKAKEKTGLPIVTEIMSTSMIEKFIEDVDVIQVGARNMQNFDLLKELGKTKKPILLKRGLSATIEELIMSAEYIMAGGNENVILCERGIRTFETYTRNTLDLSAIPAIKKLSHLPVIVDPSHAAGKSWMVDPLSKAAIAVGADGLIIEVHNDPANALCDGQQSIKPEEYGKLLEDLRAIAKAVGREL